The genomic interval CCAGCCGCATCGTACGCAATGGCCCGAAAGGTGTGTATTCCAGCTGTCTCGTTTCGTGTGTCCCAATCGAAAGCAAACCAGTTGGTGTTGGTGCTACTTGCGTACAGCGAAGGAGTGGTATCGACAGCGATTGGAGTCGGGTCGGAATCTTTAAAGAATTCCACGCGCACTGCATCTACGTTGTCGGAAGCAAGGGCCCCTACGCCATTTAATCCTGGGCCAACGACATTAACGAATTGTTCTCCAATGTAGGTACCGGGGACTTTGACTGAAACGGTCGGAGGCGTGATGTCGGCCACTCCTACGCTTACGGTGGCGCTTGTGCTCGTGTTGCCTCTCATATCGATCGCCTGGGCATAAATAGATCGCGTTCCAGGTGGAACATCCAACGTCAGCGAATATGGGGACGTCGGATCACATCCCTTACGGACAGAATCGACATAAAAACAAACTGCAGAAATGCCGCTTTCATCCGACGCCGTTGCGGACATCAGAATTGGATCGTTTATGGAAGAACCGTTGGTCGGTGACGTTAGTGTGACAGAAGGCGGAGTCGTATCCGTTTGTACGGGTGCAACGTTCACTGGCAAAATGATTTGATCTTGCGACCCTGTCGCATCCCTGACGGTGACATAGATCGCGTTTGGACCGGGCGTTATGAACGTGCAGGAACCGGTGCTTGAAGGGGACTCATTCCAGTAGATCCCCGGCCCGCATTGAAAGTAATATTTCAACGCGCCGCCGTCTGGATCGTAGCTTGCGCTTGCATCTAGATTGATCGTAAGCGGGATCGGGCCGGAGAGGCGGTCGGCCGTCACATTTGCCAGCGGAGGTTGCCCGGTCGCGCCCCCGACAGAAACCACAACGCTGTCGCTCGTAGAGACATTTAGCTCCCGATCCACCATGAACGCCCGAAGGCGATACATGAGTGGCCCGTCCAAGACCAAGCTGAGAGAGTTATTCCCGATCGTTGAGGAACGAACCCATCCGTTGTCAAGCGTCCAGTATACGGTTCCGCCTTCCGGATCACTTGCGGCGAGCGAGAATGTGAA from Bdellovibrionota bacterium carries:
- a CDS encoding Ig-like domain-containing protein codes for the protein FTFSLAASDPEGGTVYWTLDNGWVRSSTIGNNSLSLVLDGPLMYRLRAFMVDRELNVSTSDSVVVSVGGATGQPPLANVTADRLSGPIPLTINLDASASYDPDGGALKYYFQCGPGIYWNESPSSTGSCTFITPGPNAIYVTVRDATGSQDQIILPVNVAPVQTDTTPPSVTLTSPTNGSSINDPILMSATASDESGISAVCFYVDSVRKGCDPTSPYSLTLDVPPGTRSIYAQAIDMRGNTSTSATVSVGVADITPPTVSVKVPGTYIGEQFVNVVGPGLNGVGALASDNVDAVRVEFFKDSDPTPIAVDTTPSLYASSTNTNWFAFDWDTRNETAGIHTFRAIAYDAAGNQATSSEGTVTLDLTPPQVTITSPASQSIVFNPVVITANASDAYGIRYTYFYKGDGTYVGPVYGPPFVTSLNLPLGNQTIYVTAVDKVGNVGASAPISFFVGEKTPPTIALLSPTNGSTLTGAATLTASASDNVSVASVQFVKDTTVIPATRDVDGTYKASWDTISDVPGTHSIKARAYDSSGNMTETASITVTTPDQLPPSAPSNLAPTRVLQNEVDLAWSPSTDNTNVGGYRISRNGYQIAQIGPSTTYQDLTVRPPVTCGTYASYMYTVVAFDAAGNVSASSNSVTVTIGAAPCSSSPPPGGGKKKPIIQ